Proteins co-encoded in one Flavobacteriaceae bacterium MAR_2009_75 genomic window:
- a CDS encoding arylsulfatase, with translation MTHKSLLLALLALSISCKTEHKEIKKPNVVLIFTDDQGYRDVGVFGADDIATPNLDRMAGEGVKLTSFYSAQAVCSASRAGILTGCYPNRIGIHNAMMPNSTIGLHPTETTIAEMLKDNGYATAIYGKWHLGDHPDFLPTKNGFDEWFGIPYSNDMWPLHPQQGPIFNFGPLPLYQNEKVIDTLTDQSQLTTQITEHSVDFINRNKEKPFFLYVPHPQPHVPLFVSDKFKGKSERGLYGDVIMEIDWSVGQIMNALEENGLTDNTLIIFTSDNGPWLAYGNHAGSTLPYREGKGTAWEGGQREPFIAKYPNGLKAGKTIDTPVMAIDMLPTIAEITGSELPDKIIDGKNVWHVLTGEAKESPQEAYFFYYRVNELFGVRYGKWKLYFPHRYRTMSGQEPGKDGLPGEYRMVDLEKIELYDLEADESETKNVASENPEIVEKIKQLADDMRSRLGDSLNDVEGTEIREPGKVL, from the coding sequence ATGACCCATAAATCTTTACTGCTCGCACTTCTGGCGTTATCCATTAGCTGTAAAACAGAACATAAAGAAATCAAAAAACCCAATGTAGTTTTAATATTTACCGACGATCAAGGTTATCGTGATGTTGGGGTGTTCGGTGCAGATGATATTGCCACTCCAAATTTGGACCGTATGGCCGGCGAAGGGGTTAAATTAACAAGTTTCTATTCAGCACAGGCCGTCTGTTCTGCTTCAAGAGCAGGTATTTTAACCGGTTGCTACCCAAACAGAATTGGCATTCACAATGCGATGATGCCCAACAGCACCATAGGTTTACACCCAACGGAAACCACAATTGCCGAAATGCTAAAGGATAACGGTTATGCAACCGCTATATATGGCAAATGGCATTTAGGTGACCACCCTGATTTTCTACCGACAAAGAATGGTTTTGACGAATGGTTCGGCATACCTTACTCTAACGACATGTGGCCTTTGCACCCACAGCAAGGACCAATTTTTAATTTCGGCCCGCTCCCTCTCTACCAAAATGAGAAAGTCATCGATACGCTGACCGACCAATCGCAGCTCACCACTCAAATTACCGAGCATAGTGTCGATTTCATCAACCGTAATAAAGAAAAACCATTCTTTCTCTATGTACCGCATCCGCAGCCACACGTTCCTTTATTCGTCTCCGATAAGTTCAAAGGAAAATCGGAAAGAGGACTTTATGGTGATGTAATCATGGAAATCGACTGGTCGGTCGGGCAAATTATGAATGCCTTGGAAGAAAACGGACTTACAGACAATACCCTGATTATTTTCACTTCAGACAATGGCCCATGGCTTGCCTACGGAAATCACGCCGGCAGTACCCTACCCTACCGAGAAGGAAAAGGAACCGCTTGGGAAGGCGGGCAACGAGAACCTTTTATTGCCAAATATCCCAATGGCCTTAAAGCAGGAAAAACTATCGATACACCGGTCATGGCCATAGATATGCTACCCACCATCGCCGAAATTACCGGATCAGAACTTCCTGATAAAATCATAGATGGTAAAAACGTATGGCATGTTTTAACGGGTGAAGCAAAAGAAAGTCCGCAAGAGGCCTATTTCTTTTATTATCGGGTGAACGAACTATTCGGAGTTCGTTATGGCAAATGGAAACTTTATTTTCCGCATAGATATCGAACCATGAGCGGTCAAGAGCCGGGTAAAGATGGTCTACCGGGTGAATATCGCATGGTCGATTTAGAGAAAATCGAACTGTACGATTTAGAAGCAGATGAGAGCGAAACAAAAAACGTTGCTTCTGAAAACCCTGAAATAGTGGAGAAAATCAAGCAACTTGCAGATGATATGCGCTCTCGATTAGGTGATTCACTGAATGATGTGGAGGGTACTGAAATACGGGAGCCAGGAAAAGTTTTATAA
- a CDS encoding sugar phosphate isomerase/epimerase, which translates to MKPKNFNRRKFLGAAALGTAGLALRPTSIFAGPSIIKSLNKPNSLISGVQIGVITYSFRSMPDQSAEATLQYVLDSGISAIELMGDPAEAFAGKPENPVDRRAFYGLMRAKREGDISNDQAKELAELQAQSKSYNKQVAKWREAMSMKDFKKLRKMYNDAGVSIYAFKPRAFGKDNSDAEINWGMQAAKALGASHVTVEHPSDDAHTLRLGKIAKKNKIYVGYHGHEQQTPTLWDIALKQSQYNALNLDLGHYVAAGNDKALEIIKAKSSNIKSMHLKDRQTPENEKGNLLWGSGDTPIAAALQLMRDNGYKFPGTIELEYKIPEGSNAVDEVKKCLAYCEKALK; encoded by the coding sequence ATGAAGCCAAAAAACTTTAACAGAAGAAAATTTTTAGGTGCCGCCGCATTGGGTACAGCTGGGCTCGCGTTGCGGCCCACATCAATATTCGCAGGCCCTTCGATTATCAAGTCGTTGAACAAACCGAACTCTTTGATCAGTGGGGTTCAAATAGGGGTGATTACCTATTCTTTTAGAAGCATGCCCGATCAAAGCGCAGAAGCCACGCTACAGTACGTTTTAGATTCTGGTATCAGTGCTATTGAACTGATGGGCGATCCAGCGGAGGCATTTGCAGGTAAGCCAGAAAATCCTGTGGACCGCAGAGCATTCTATGGCCTTATGCGAGCAAAGCGTGAAGGTGACATTAGTAATGATCAGGCTAAGGAATTGGCTGAGCTGCAGGCGCAATCTAAATCTTACAATAAACAAGTTGCGAAATGGAGGGAAGCCATGTCAATGAAAGATTTTAAAAAGTTAAGAAAAATGTACAATGATGCGGGTGTTTCTATATATGCATTTAAACCTCGAGCTTTTGGCAAAGATAATTCGGATGCTGAAATCAATTGGGGTATGCAAGCAGCAAAAGCATTGGGGGCGAGTCACGTTACCGTAGAGCACCCCAGTGATGATGCCCATACTTTGCGCTTGGGCAAAATCGCCAAAAAAAACAAAATATATGTCGGTTATCACGGGCACGAACAACAAACCCCGACCCTATGGGATATAGCTTTAAAACAGTCGCAATATAACGCACTTAATCTTGACCTTGGTCACTATGTGGCAGCTGGCAACGATAAAGCCCTTGAAATTATAAAAGCAAAAAGCTCGAACATCAAAAGTATGCATCTCAAAGATCGTCAAACTCCAGAGAACGAGAAAGGCAATCTTTTATGGGGCTCAGGTGATACGCCTATAGCTGCTGCTTTACAGTTAATGCGTGATAATGGGTATAAATTTCCGGGAACCATCGAACTTGAATATAAAATTCCGGAAGGCTCAAATGCAGTTGATGAAGTCAAGAAATGTTTGGCCTATTGCGAGAAAGCTTTGAAGTAA
- a CDS encoding putative membrane protein (TIGR01666 family), protein MGLFSLKEKLSAYSFSIVKFFKSTDFSKAILLGIAGTLPIVLGINLDHFEIGLSICFGALWCAPSNTNGYYRHNKIGILLATLLIVIVSFIGGYFDFKSWYLLPLLGLVTFAIAYISVFGFRASLISFSGLLALVLSFAYETKELELWEHCAWIAVGGLWYLLLVIIWHYINPRAQTEEILSETYALTADYLQTRGKLIDPKNNHKKLRSVLAKKQNDLIEHHEALREILLQSRKDSGQSNYQNKRLLVFIQLIEMLEIAMANPVEYDKMASFFQQNPKYIESFQALIFEIAEQLRVISSLEKKTGENSPPHSLHSLLKNVQREITILKEKKGESFTHFLMLQNLFEYQEKQYEKLKKIKWLLGDPELSESDYIDKETAKQFLPQQDYSASLLLRNFNFGSPIFKHSLRLAVITIIGYGLGSFLEFQNPYWILLTIIVIMRPSYGLTKKRTKERIVGTLIGALLATGIVFFITHPYVFGALGITSLVMAFSLVQKNYRISAVFITLSVIFIYGILRPDILTVIQYRIFDTVFGAALSFMAILWLWPSWSFSKIEESVIKSLTANRVFLERIISFYEKKGSIPIEYNMARKQAFNETSNLSSAFQGMAQEPSSKQKKFEKTYELVVLSHRFLSSLSSLSGYIQNHSTTEASTNFKNTAGLIVENLHQVISQLQDKNHLTNTSSNDRETTFKTLLPQLDHDDTKNMMTERHYQEAHLIREQLQWLFSLSQNMLKLSKEWEV, encoded by the coding sequence ATGGGCTTGTTTTCATTGAAGGAAAAATTATCTGCGTATTCATTCAGTATCGTTAAGTTTTTTAAAAGCACCGACTTTTCAAAGGCTATACTATTGGGTATTGCTGGCACCTTGCCGATTGTACTTGGCATCAACCTTGACCATTTTGAAATTGGGCTTTCCATTTGTTTTGGAGCATTGTGGTGTGCCCCTAGTAATACTAACGGGTACTACCGCCATAACAAAATCGGTATTTTATTGGCAACCTTGCTGATAGTTATTGTCAGTTTTATCGGTGGATATTTCGATTTCAAATCATGGTACCTATTACCACTCTTGGGGCTTGTAACATTTGCCATAGCTTATATTTCGGTATTTGGCTTTAGAGCTTCACTCATCAGTTTTTCTGGTTTATTGGCCTTAGTGCTCAGTTTCGCTTATGAGACCAAAGAACTTGAATTGTGGGAACATTGTGCTTGGATAGCGGTCGGAGGTCTTTGGTATCTTCTACTTGTCATAATTTGGCATTACATCAATCCGCGGGCACAAACCGAAGAAATACTTTCAGAGACCTACGCACTCACTGCCGATTACCTTCAAACTCGTGGCAAGCTGATCGATCCTAAGAACAATCATAAAAAATTGAGGTCGGTTCTTGCCAAAAAACAGAATGACCTTATCGAACACCACGAAGCTTTACGCGAAATTTTACTTCAGTCACGTAAAGATTCCGGTCAATCTAATTATCAAAATAAACGTTTACTCGTATTCATTCAATTGATAGAAATGCTAGAAATTGCTATGGCCAACCCAGTTGAATACGATAAAATGGCGAGTTTCTTTCAACAAAATCCCAAATACATAGAAAGCTTTCAAGCCTTAATCTTTGAGATTGCAGAACAATTACGGGTAATTTCAAGCCTTGAAAAAAAAACTGGAGAAAATTCACCTCCCCATTCGCTTCATTCACTACTAAAGAATGTACAAAGGGAAATTACAATCTTAAAAGAAAAAAAAGGAGAAAGCTTTACCCATTTTTTAATGCTGCAAAATTTATTCGAATACCAAGAGAAGCAGTATGAAAAACTAAAAAAAATCAAATGGTTACTGGGCGACCCTGAATTGAGCGAATCAGATTATATTGATAAGGAAACCGCAAAACAATTCTTGCCGCAACAAGATTATAGTGCTTCTTTATTATTGCGCAATTTCAATTTTGGTTCGCCAATTTTCAAGCATTCACTACGCTTAGCCGTTATTACCATAATCGGTTATGGTTTGGGTTCGTTTTTAGAGTTTCAAAACCCTTACTGGATATTATTGACCATAATCGTAATCATGAGACCCAGTTATGGTCTCACCAAGAAACGCACAAAAGAGCGTATTGTGGGTACCCTTATCGGAGCCCTTCTAGCCACTGGTATTGTTTTCTTTATAACACACCCTTATGTTTTCGGTGCTCTCGGTATCACAAGTCTTGTCATGGCATTTTCCTTGGTCCAAAAAAATTATAGAATTTCGGCAGTATTTATTACGCTTAGTGTAATTTTTATTTATGGCATTCTACGACCCGACATTCTTACGGTTATTCAATACAGAATATTCGACACCGTTTTTGGCGCAGCTCTTTCTTTTATGGCCATTCTTTGGTTATGGCCCTCATGGAGTTTTTCTAAAATAGAGGAAAGTGTTATTAAAAGTTTAACGGCCAACAGAGTATTTCTTGAACGAATAATTTCCTTCTACGAAAAGAAAGGTTCGATTCCTATAGAATACAATATGGCAAGAAAGCAGGCTTTTAATGAAACGTCAAACTTAAGCTCTGCTTTTCAAGGCATGGCCCAAGAACCGTCGTCAAAACAAAAAAAATTCGAAAAAACATATGAGCTGGTCGTACTCAGCCATAGATTTCTCTCTTCTTTATCATCATTGAGCGGTTATATTCAAAATCATAGTACTACCGAAGCCTCTACCAATTTCAAAAATACAGCTGGTCTTATTGTAGAAAATTTACATCAAGTCATCTCGCAATTACAGGATAAAAATCACCTCACGAACACCTCTAGCAATGATAGAGAAACGACTTTTAAAACACTATTACCACAACTTGACCACGACGACACCAAAAATATGATGACCGAGCGCCACTATCAAGAAGCCCATCTTATTCGCGAGCAATTACAATGGCTCTTTTCCCTGAGTCAGAACATGCTTAAGTTGTCTAAGGAGTGGGAAGTTTAA
- a CDS encoding 16S rRNA processing protein RimM, giving the protein MRKEDCFYLGKIVSKYSYKGEVLVKIDTDEPDLYENMESVFVLMKGNNLVPFFIDRCRLHKSNLLRIDFEEVKDEAAADRIMRHELYLPLSFLPKLEGNKFYFHEIIGFTVLDSELGNIGTITGVNDTTSQAILVIENKGKEILVPLTDEILTEVDRKNKTVNVTTPDGLVDLYLS; this is encoded by the coding sequence ATGCGTAAGGAAGATTGTTTCTACCTCGGTAAAATCGTTTCGAAATATAGCTATAAGGGTGAGGTACTCGTAAAAATCGATACCGACGAGCCCGATTTATACGAAAACATGGAATCAGTTTTTGTCTTGATGAAAGGCAACAATCTGGTTCCATTTTTTATTGATAGATGTCGACTTCACAAATCTAATCTTCTTCGCATCGATTTTGAGGAAGTTAAAGATGAAGCGGCCGCAGACCGCATTATGAGACATGAGCTTTATTTGCCCTTGTCTTTTCTCCCCAAACTAGAAGGAAACAAGTTCTATTTTCATGAGATTATAGGTTTTACCGTTCTAGATTCTGAATTAGGTAACATAGGTACCATTACCGGAGTTAACGACACTACTTCACAAGCTATTTTGGTTATCGAAAATAAGGGCAAAGAAATATTGGTTCCACTTACCGATGAAATTTTGACTGAAGTAGATCGTAAGAACAAAACCGTAAATGTAACTACTCCTGACGGACTTGTTGACCTATACTTGTCGTAA
- a CDS encoding SSU ribosomal protein S16P has protein sequence MPVKIRLQRHGKKGKPFYWVVAADIRAKRDGKFLEKLGIYNPNTNPATIELNVDNSVKWLQNGAQPTDTARAILSYKGVLLKHHLLAGQRKGALTEEQVEEKFNAWLEEKEGKISAKVSGLDQEKAKIKAEALKAEKEINEKRAQEAAELPEEAEVETAEAPQPDAENADTTPVAPVASEEEIKADDAKEEAPSVQEVVSDEDFEKKDADKPKPAEEA, from the coding sequence ATGCCAGTAAAAATTAGACTTCAGAGACACGGTAAAAAAGGAAAACCTTTCTATTGGGTAGTTGCTGCCGATATTCGTGCAAAAAGAGATGGTAAATTTCTCGAAAAATTAGGTATTTACAATCCGAATACCAACCCTGCCACGATTGAACTTAACGTAGATAATTCTGTAAAATGGCTTCAGAATGGTGCACAACCAACTGATACCGCTAGAGCTATTCTATCTTATAAAGGTGTTTTACTAAAACATCACTTGTTGGCCGGTCAGCGTAAAGGGGCTCTAACAGAAGAACAAGTTGAAGAAAAATTCAACGCTTGGTTAGAAGAGAAAGAAGGTAAGATTTCTGCGAAAGTTAGTGGTCTTGACCAAGAGAAAGCCAAAATTAAGGCTGAAGCTTTAAAAGCGGAAAAAGAAATCAACGAGAAACGTGCTCAAGAGGCTGCAGAGTTACCTGAAGAAGCCGAAGTTGAAACTGCTGAAGCACCACAACCAGATGCTGAAAATGCCGATACTACTCCAGTTGCTCCGGTAGCTTCTGAAGAAGAAATCAAAGCTGATGATGCTAAAGAAGAAGCGCCTAGCGTTCAAGAAGTAGTTTCTGACGAAGATTTCGAAAAGAAAGACGCAGACAAGCCAAAGCCGGCTGAAGAAGCTTAA
- a CDS encoding arylsulfatase A-like enzyme, with translation MTTTKADRKLYFFVSILSCLFFNTTLLSQDSKPTNFVIIFADDLGYGDLGTFGNPTIKTPNLDKMAHEGQKWTNFYAGASVCTPSRAAILTGRLPVRSGMASNKQRVLFPDSKYGLPANEITLAEQLKKVGYKTACIGKWHLGHKKQYLPTNNGFDYYFGIPYSNDMDMAQGEEYKNYWERNNDSIKTEHFNVPLLRNTEIIERPADQNSITTRYSNEAVSYIKNHKNKPFFVYLAHNLPHVPLFASKEFLGKSERGLYGDVLEEIDNGVGKILETLQEEGLAENTIVVFTSDNGPWLPFKLNGGSAGLLKAGKGTTWEGGMREPTLFWGPGQIKPGTIMDIGSTMDLFTTFSKIAGVEIPKDRVIDGVDLSATLFRREKSPRKNMFYYRGTEIYAVRSENYKAHFVTQGAYGQFGEREEHNPPLLYNLSEDPSEQFNIAEKHPEILESINELIDQHRSKLIKGKDQLADRE, from the coding sequence ATGACAACTACCAAAGCCGACCGTAAACTCTATTTTTTTGTTTCAATTCTAAGCTGCCTATTCTTCAATACCACACTTTTAAGCCAAGATTCGAAACCCACCAATTTTGTAATCATATTTGCCGATGATCTAGGTTATGGAGACTTGGGCACATTTGGGAACCCGACCATTAAAACACCTAATCTCGACAAAATGGCCCACGAAGGTCAAAAGTGGACGAATTTTTACGCAGGAGCCAGCGTTTGTACCCCAAGTAGAGCCGCAATTTTAACAGGAAGACTGCCTGTGCGTAGCGGAATGGCCAGCAACAAACAACGAGTACTCTTCCCCGATTCTAAATATGGACTTCCCGCCAATGAAATAACCTTGGCCGAACAACTAAAGAAGGTAGGGTATAAGACAGCATGTATCGGAAAATGGCACTTAGGCCACAAAAAACAATACCTACCTACCAATAATGGATTCGATTATTATTTCGGTATTCCCTATTCGAACGATATGGACATGGCTCAAGGCGAAGAATATAAAAACTATTGGGAGCGGAACAATGACAGCATCAAGACCGAGCATTTTAATGTACCACTTTTACGAAATACAGAAATAATAGAACGCCCCGCCGACCAAAATAGCATTACCACCCGCTATTCGAACGAAGCTGTTTCTTATATCAAGAATCATAAAAACAAACCGTTCTTTGTGTATCTGGCCCACAACTTACCCCACGTTCCCCTTTTCGCTTCAAAAGAATTTTTAGGAAAAAGTGAGAGAGGACTTTATGGCGATGTTTTGGAAGAAATTGATAATGGAGTGGGCAAAATTTTAGAAACACTTCAGGAAGAAGGCTTAGCCGAGAACACCATCGTAGTTTTCACTTCGGACAATGGGCCTTGGCTACCTTTCAAACTTAACGGGGGAAGCGCAGGTCTTCTAAAAGCCGGCAAAGGAACCACTTGGGAAGGCGGCATGCGAGAACCTACCTTATTTTGGGGACCGGGCCAAATAAAGCCGGGTACCATTATGGATATAGGCTCCACGATGGACCTATTCACCACCTTTAGCAAAATAGCCGGGGTCGAAATACCGAAAGACCGAGTAATTGACGGGGTAGATTTAAGTGCTACATTATTCAGAAGGGAAAAAAGTCCGAGAAAGAACATGTTCTATTATCGCGGCACGGAAATTTATGCCGTTAGAAGTGAAAACTATAAAGCTCATTTCGTAACCCAAGGTGCCTATGGGCAATTCGGCGAACGTGAAGAGCACAACCCACCTTTATTATACAATCTTAGTGAAGATCCCTCAGAACAATTCAACATAGCAGAAAAACATCCAGAAATATTGGAATCTATTAACGAATTAATCGACCAGCACCGGTCAAAGCTCATCAAAGGAAAAGACCAACTGGCCGACCGTGAATAA